A genomic stretch from Asterias rubens chromosome 7, eAstRub1.3, whole genome shotgun sequence includes:
- the LOC117292370 gene encoding CD209 antigen-like protein E: protein MRIVQVLSLVLGVYCGRLLAEICPPDWHRYGESCYFIIKDKMDWYQANRTCAESRANLAIPNSQSEQDYIWELFLKEPDLTTNDHLWIGCNDILEEGNWQYCPLNGDDTKAYENWADEEPNDYNGGEDCGVQDKRRGWYMER from the coding sequence ATGCGTATAGTTCAAGTGTTGAGTCTTGTTCTTGGAGTTTACTGTGGCCGTCTATTAGCTGAAATCTGCCCTCCTGATTGGCACCGATACGGCGAGTCATGTTACTTCATTATAAAGGACAAGATGGATTGGTACCAAGCAAATCGCACTTGTGCCGAGTCACGAGCAAACCTAGCCATCCCAAACTCTCAATCCGAACAGGATTACATATGGGAACTATTCCTGAAAGAACCTGATCTGACAACAAATGACCATCTTTGGATTGGTTGCAATGACATATTGGAGGAGGGAAACTGGCAGTACTGTCCGTTAAACGGTGATGATACCAAAGCCTATGAGAATTGGGCGGATGAAGAGCCAAATGACTATAACGGTGGTGAAGATTGTGGTGTCCAAGACAAGAGGAGGGGGTGGTACATGGAACGATGA
- the LOC117292371 gene encoding extensin-like → MVDASYRLLPTMNSLHYHPPTHPPSKTTHPPTLPPKPLTNPPCQNHPQTPPSLQPTLPPKPLTNPPFLQNHPTTLPPSKTTHQPTLQNHPSTHPPSKTCRQPTLPPKPPTNPPTLQNQPPTHLPPKPPTNPPYLQNHPPTHPPSKTTHQPTHPPKPPVNPPSLKNHPSTHPPSKTTRQPTLPPKPPTNPPSLQNHPPSHPPPKPTTNPPSLQNHPPTHPPSNPPSPKTTRQPTLPPKPTTNPPYLQNHPPTHPPSKTTHQPTHPPKPPVNPPSLQNHPSTHPPSKTTRQPTLPPKPPTNPPSLQNHPPSHPPPKPTTNPPSLQNHPPPHPPSNPPSPKTTRQPTLPPKPTTNPPSLQNHPPTHPPSKTTHQPTLPQNHPSTHPPFKTNYQPTLPPKPTLPPKPPTNPPSLQNHHQPTHPPKPPTNPPSPKTTRQPTLPPKPTTNPPYLQNHPPTHPPSKTTHQPTHPPKPPVNPPSLQNHPSTHPPSKTTRQPTLPPKPPTNPPSLQNHPPSHPPPKPTTNPPSLQNHPPTHPPSNPPSPKTTRQPTLPPKPTTNPPSLQNHPPTHPPSKTTHQPTLPQNHPSTHPPFKTNYQPTLPPKPTLPPKPPTNPPSLQNHPPTHPPSKTTRQPTLPPKPPVNPPSLQNHPSTYPPSKTTHQPTLPPKPPTIPPSPKTNYQPTLPPKPPTNPPTPQPTLPQNHPSTHPPSKTNYQPTLPPKPPTNPPTLQNHPPTHPPPKPPVNPPSLQNQLPTHPPSKTHPPSKTTHQPTLPPIQLKIFDIDFDLFPNRKRGKTMMN, encoded by the coding sequence ATGGTTGATGCATCATATCGCTTGCTGCCAACGATGAACTCCCTCCATTACCACCCACCCACCCATCCTCCCTCCAAAaccacccacccacccaccctCCCTCCAAAACCACTCACCAACCCTCCGTGTCAAAACCACCCACAaacccccccctccctccaacCCACCCTCCCTCCAAAACCACTCACCAACCCACCCTTCCTCCAAAACCACCCAACCACCCTCCCTCCCTCCAAAACCACCCACCAACCCACCCTCCAAAACCACCCGTCAACCCACCCTCCCTCCAAAACCTGCCGTCAACCCACCCTCCCTCCGAAACCACCCACCAACCCACCCACCCTCCAAAACCAACCACCAACCCACCTTCCCCCAAAACCACCCACCAACCCACCCTACCTCCAAAACCACCCACCAACCCACCCTCCCTCCAAAACCACCCACCAACCCACCCACCCTCCAAAACCACCCGTCAACCCACCCTCCCTCAAAAACCACCCGTCAACCCACCCTCCCTCCAAAACCACCCGTCAACCTACCCTCCCTCCAAAACCACCCACCAACCCACCCTCCCTCCAAAACCACCCACCATCCCACCCTCCCCCAAAACCAACTACCAACCCACCCTCCCTCCAAAACCACCCACCAACCCACCCACCCTCCAACCCACCCTCCCCCAAAACCACCCGTCAACCCACCCTCCCTCCAAAACCAACTACCAACCCACCCTACCTCCAAAACCACCCACCAACCCACCCTCCCTCCAAAACCACCCACCAACCCACCCACCCTCCAAAACCACCCGTCAACCCACCCTCCCTCCAAAACCACCCGTCAACCCACCCTCCCTCCAAAACCACCCGTCAACCTACCCTCCCTCCAAAACCACCCACCAACCCACCCTCCCTCCAAAACCACCCACCATCCCACCCTCCCCCAAAACCAACTACCAACCCACCCTCCCTCCAAAACCACccaccaccccaccccccctccAACCCACCCTCCCCCAAAACCACCCGTCAACCCACCCTCCCTCCAAAACCAACTACCAACCCACCCTCCCTCCAAAACCACCCACCAACCCACCCACCCTCCAAAACCACCCACCAACCCACCCTCCCCCAAAACCACCCGTCAACCCACCCTCCCTTCAAAACCAACTACCAACCCACCCTCCCTCCAAAACCCACCCTCCCTCCAAAACCACCCACCAACCCACCCTCCCTCCAAAACCACCACCAACCCACCCACCCTCCAAAACCACCCACCAACCCACCCTCTCCCAAAACCACCCGTCAACCCACCCTCCCTCCAAAACCAACTACCAACCCACCCTACCTCCAAAACCACCCACCAACCCACCCTCCCTCCAAAACCACCCACCAACCCACCCACCCTCCAAAACCACCCGTCAACCCACCCTCCCTCCAAAACCACCCGTCAACCCACCCTCCCTCCAAAACCACCCGTCAACCTACCCTCCCTCCAAAACCACCCACCAACCCACCCTCCCTCCAAAACCACCCACCATCCCACCCTCCCCCAAAACCAACTACCAACCCACCCTCCCTCCAAAACCACCCACCAACCCACCCACCCTCCAACCCACCCTCCCCCAAAACCACCCGTCAACCCACCCTCCCTCCAAAACCAACTACCAACCCACCCTCCCTCCAAAACCACCCACCAACCCACCCACCCTCCAAAACCACCCACCAACCCACCCTCCCCCAAAACCACCCGTCAACCCACCCTCCCTTCAAAACCAACTACCAACCCACCCTCCCTCCAAAACCCACCCTCCCTCCAAAACCACCCACCAACCCACCCTCCCTCCAAAACCACCCACCAACCCACCCACCCTCCAAAACCACCCGTCAACCCACCCTCCCTCCAAAACCACCCGTCAACCCACCCTCCCTCCAAAACCACCCGTCAACCTACCCTCCCTCCAAAACCACCCACCAACCCACCCTCCCTCCAAAACCACCCACCATCCCACCCTCCCCCAAAACCAACTACCAACCCACCCTCCCTCCAAAACCACCCACCAACCCACCCACCCCCCAACCCACCCTCCCCCAAAACCACCCGTCAACCCACCCTCCCTCCAAAACCAACTACCAACCCACCCTCCCTCCAAAACCACCCACCAACCCACCCACCCTCCAAAACCACCCACCAACCCACCCTCCCCCAAAACCACCCGTCAACCCACCCTCCCTTCAAAACCAACTACCAACCCACCCTCCCTCCAAAACCCACCCTCCCTCCAAAACCACCCACCAACCCACCCTCCCTCCAATTCAACTAAAAATATTTGATATTGACTTTGATCTGTTTCCAAACCGTAAACGTGGCAAGACGATGATGAACTAA